TTTCTCTCCAACAGAGTATTGTCGAGATTCTCCATCTTTCTGATCGATCACCTCATGATCCTCTTCTCCTGTATCTCAATCTACCTGGTAAGATATGGTTTCAGCGGCCTCACTCCCGAGGTGAATGCTGACGGGATTACGCTCACCCTGCTCCTCATCCTCTTCAACACCATTTTTTTCGTCTCATTCCGCACCTTCAGCGGAATCTTGAGGTTCTCCTCTTTTACCGATCTGATGCGCATCTTCTATGCACTGGTGATGGGATATCTGCTCACCTTCATCGCTGTGCAAGTGATTAAACGTTTTGATCCAGAGTTTGCGGCAAGCAATGTGACCTTCATCGCCATCTTCTTCCTGAACATGTTCCTGATGATCTTCTCACGCATCCTTGTAAAGGAGACCTATGAAAGCATCACCGGCAGAGGTGTGAAACCGGTCAACATATTCATCTACGGTACCAAGCAGGCGGGTATCAGCGTAGCAAAAGCACTGAAAGGAAACAACGAGTTCAACTACAGGGTCATGGGCTTTATCTCCGATGAACATCATATGATTGGCAAGCAACTGATGGGGGTAACCATACACGCCAACGACGAGAACCTCTTCCGTACGCTCGAGACAAAGGATGTGAAAACCATCATTGTCTCCCCACAGAAGATGCAGGAAATCAAGAACTCCAACTTGCTGGTCAACTTTGTGGACCACAACATCGCCCTGCTGACCACCGTACCGGTGAACGAATGGAGCGGCACCATGATGAGCAAGGCACAGATCAAGGATGTACAGATTGAGGATCTCCTGCCACGGGATCCCATTCAGGTGAACATGCTGCAGATCGCTGAGAACCTCGAAGGAAAACGGGTCATGGTAACCGGAGCCGCCGGCTCCATCGGTAGTGAGATTGTACGCCAGGTAGCGACTTTCAACCCCTACAGCATCATCTTAATCGACCAGGCGGAGACTCCCTTGCATAACATGCGACTGGAGCTGCAGGAGAAGTGGCGCGACCTGCGCACGGAGATCATCGTAGCGGATATCAGCAATGCTCCCCGAATGGAGAAGGTGTTTGCCCGAACCCGTCCACAGTATATTTTTCATGCGGCGGCTTACAAGCATGTGCCCATGATGGAGGACAACGTTTCTGAGTCGGTGCAGACCAATATCCTTGGAGCCAAGATCGTGGCCGACCTGGCGGTGAAGTACAACGCCCGCAAGTTCGTGATGGTCTCAACCGACAAGGCGGTAAACCCCTCCAACGTGATGGGTTGCTCCAAGCGTATCTGTGAGATCTACGTGCAGTCGCTGGCGAAACACCTGGAGAAGACGGGGTTGCACACCACACAGTTTATCACCACCCGTTTCGGGAACGTGTTGGGTTCCAACGGATCAGTGATTCCTCTCTTCCGGGATCAGATTCGCAGTGGGGGACCTGTGACGGTGACCCACCCCGAGATTATCCGTTACTTCATGACTATCCCAGAAGCTTGCCAGCTGGTGATGGAGGCAGGTGCCATGGGTCACAACGGTGAGATCTACATCTTCGACATGGGGAAGCCGGTCAAGATTCTTGATCTGGCCAAACGGATGATTCGTCTCTCAGGGACGCCCAACGTGAAGATCGAGTTCACCGGCCTGCGTCACGGTGAGAAGCTTTACGAGGAACTGCTCAACCTGAAGGAGCTGACCAAGCCAACGCATCATGAGAAGATTATGATTGCTGAAGTGAGGGAGTATGAATATGCAGAGGTATCCAAGCAAATAGAAAACCTGATCAAGGTGTCGTACGATTACGACGACATGCGCACTGTGAAGAAGATGAAGGAGATGGTGCCTGAATTTCAGAGCATCAATTCACCCTTTGAGGCAGTCGATCGCCTTTTGGAGAAAATCACGAACGGAGCGGAGATCGCCCGTAAATCATGATTCGTTGAACTCGCCCTGGGTGTCGCATAGCTTGGCGTAGTATCCACCCTGCGCATAAAGGACCGCATGCTGTCCCGATTCCACGATCTTGCCTTCCCGCATCACATAAATCTCATCGGCATTCTTAATGGTAGAGAGCCGGTGTGCAATCACGATGGTGGTCCGGTTCTGCATCAACTTCTCCAGTGCCTCCTGTACCAGTCGTTCGGAATCAGTGTCTAATGCCGAGGTGGCTTCATCCAGAATCAATATCTGCGGATTCTTCAGGATGGCACGCGCGATGCTGATACGTTGTCTCTGCCCCCCCGAGAGTTTACCCCCCCTGTCGCCAATGTTCGTTTGGTAGCCGTTCTCCGTGGCCATGATGAACTCATGTGCGTTTGCAATCCTGGCCGCTTCTATTACCTGCTCCTCTTTTACATTGCTCACACCAAAG
This genomic window from Dysgonomonadaceae bacterium zrk40 contains:
- a CDS encoding polysaccharide biosynthesis protein: MSKIFENFLSNRVLSRFSIFLIDHLMILFSCISIYLVRYGFSGLTPEVNADGITLTLLLILFNTIFFVSFRTFSGILRFSSFTDLMRIFYALVMGYLLTFIAVQVIKRFDPEFAASNVTFIAIFFLNMFLMIFSRILVKETYESITGRGVKPVNIFIYGTKQAGISVAKALKGNNEFNYRVMGFISDEHHMIGKQLMGVTIHANDENLFRTLETKDVKTIIVSPQKMQEIKNSNLLVNFVDHNIALLTTVPVNEWSGTMMSKAQIKDVQIEDLLPRDPIQVNMLQIAENLEGKRVMVTGAAGSIGSEIVRQVATFNPYSIILIDQAETPLHNMRLELQEKWRDLRTEIIVADISNAPRMEKVFARTRPQYIFHAAAYKHVPMMEDNVSESVQTNILGAKIVADLAVKYNARKFVMVSTDKAVNPSNVMGCSKRICEIYVQSLAKHLEKTGLHTTQFITTRFGNVLGSNGSVIPLFRDQIRSGGPVTVTHPEIIRYFMTIPEACQLVMEAGAMGHNGEIYIFDMGKPVKILDLAKRMIRLSGTPNVKIEFTGLRHGEKLYEELLNLKELTKPTHHEKIMIAEVREYEYAEVSKQIENLIKVSYDYDDMRTVKKMKEMVPEFQSINSPFEAVDRLLEKITNGAEIARKS